ggtatacgacccttgaacacgaaccggtatacgacccttgaacacgacggtatacgacccttgaacacgacggtatacgacccttgaacacgacggtatacgacccttgaacacgacggtatacgacccttgaacacgacggtatacgacccttgaacacgacggtatacgacccttgaacacgacggtatacgacccttgaacacgacggtatacgacccttgaacacgacggtatacgaccttgaacacgacggtatacgacccttgaacacgacggtatacgacccttgaacacgacggtatacgaccttgaacacgacggtatacgacccttgaacacgacggtatacgaccccttgaacacgacggttataacgacccttgaacacaacggtatacgaccctctgaacacgacggtatacgacctttgaacacgacggtatacgacccttgaacacgacggtatacgacccttgaacacgacggtatacgacccttgagcacgacggtatacgacccttgaacacgacggtatacgacccttgaacacaacggtatacgacccttgaacacgacggtatacgacccttgaacacgacggtatacgacccttgaacacgacggtatacgacccttgaacacgacggtatacgacccttgaacacaacggtatacgacccttgaacacgacggtatacgacccttgaacacgacggtatacgacccttgaacacgacggtatacgacccttgaacacgacggtatacgacccttgaacacgacggtatacgacccttgaacacaacggtatacgacccttgaacacgacggtatacgacctttgaacacgacggtatacgacccttgaacacgacggtatacgacccttgaacacgacggtatacgacccttgaacacgacggtatacgacccttgaacaccacggtatacgacccttgaacacgacggtatacgacccttgaacacgacggtatacgacccttgaacacgacggtatacgacccttgaacacgacggtatacgacccttgattgtaTTGTACACCCTTGTGCTCAGTTCCAAGGCATTGTACACTGAGCACAatgtttactacacacacacacacacaaaaacacacacactaacgaccCTCGACCCCCATATTGGCCCACTGGGGATTGGCTAAGCGTTcgcatcccacacacacaggcccaggTTCGAGACTCGGGCCAGACAAGGGAGCAACGAGACGACGAAACCAtcgcctcactgaagcaggaagtCCAGCACTTGGCGAAGGCGCTGCAGGAGGAGCGACAGGCGACGGCGCACGCGCAGGTCAGTGGGGAAGTGGCTTCCACCCCCGACAGCGAGGGTTCGAACCGATAACCTCCCAGATCGGAGCTGAGGAAGTTAGCAACCAGTCTGTGGTACATATATTCGagctaatgtgtgtgtatatatattatatatatatatatatatatatatatatatatatatatatatatatatatatatatatatatatattatatatatatatatatatatatatatatatatatatatatatatatatatatatatatatatatatatatatatatatattcctatgagtccacgggggaaaaatgagacacgaaagttcccaagtgcactttcgtgtcataatcacatcatcatcaggggagacacaagagagaaatataacagtcacttgatatgtttaccaaatggcgtcgtagcttcgtctcttcgatgtatatcaactaacttacatttctctcttgtgtctcccttgatgatgtgattatgacacgaaagtgcacttggcaacttatccggCTTCATtcttccccccgtggactcataggaatatacttgatcacgcgcaaaattgtgatcctttccaatatatattatatatatatatatatatatatatatatatatatattatatatatatatatatatatatatatatatacacacacacacacacacacacacacatatatatataatatatatatatatatatatataatatatatataatatatatatatatatatatatatatgccagtgtcATATATGTGTTGTATCACACATGAACTCCAAACCTAATTATATATTCACGTTACAGGAAAAAACCGCAGAACTACAAGAGCAAGACAGAGTACATAAGATGAATATCAGCGATTTGTCTATCAAACTGAAAGGTTGTGAGAAGACGATATATTCTTACGAGGTAAGGCTGGGTTATAGGCCAGGTTGTGGCTGGGTTATAGGCCAGGTTGTGGCTGGGTTATAGGCTAGGTTGTGGCTGGGTTATAGGCCAGgttgtggctgggttgtaggCCAGGTTGTggctgggttataggtctaggtTGTGGCTGGGTTATAGGCCAGGTTGTGGCTGGGTTATAGGTCTGGTTGTGGCTGGATTATAGGCCAGGTTGTGGCTGGGTTATAGGTCTGGTTTTGGCTAGGTTATAGGCCAGGTTGTGACTGGGTTATAGGCCAGGTTGTGGCTGGGTTATAGGTCTGGTTTTGGCTAGGTTATAGGCCAGGTTGTGACTGGGTTATAGGTCTGGGTATGGCTGGGTTATAGGCCAGGTTGTGGCTGGGTTATAGGCCAGGTTGTGGCTTGGTTATAGGTCTGGGTATGGCTGGGTTAGAGGCCAGGTTGTGGCTGAGTTATAGGCCAGGTTGTGGCTGGGTTATAGGCCAGGTTGTGGCTGGGTTATAGGCCAGGTTGTGGCTGGGTTATAGATCAGGTCAACAGTGATGCTTCACATCTGACCTCAAATGACGTCACCATTCGTGTGTCACTGACCAGGTCATTACACTTGTGAGGGTCACAGATGAGGTCAACACTCGTGTGTTGTGGACAAGGTCAACACTAATGGGTCGTTAGATTGCTTGTTAGAGAGAAAATAGGGATGCGCGGCAAACGTACGAAtagaaggagtgcgtgtgattagGAAGTGTACAAGAGAAAACGGTAAGGCATCACTAAAAATAAAAGGTACAGGaactggaaagaaaaatggacaagtgagagatgtggtacgatgaatgaagaaggaaatggtttggaaggaggtagatgggACCTTAAATGGTCACATGAGTAAGTGATAGGAGGAACACAAGAGATGAAGCGAGTATgttgaaggtctgctgaatgtgttatatgatacGGTGGCAGATATTTGAGTGGTGATGTGATATGCGAAGCGTGAAAGTTGGGGGCGATTGGctcggtgaaaagagaggaggtagtgaaagttttgggtAAAATGAAGTGCGGCAAAGCGGTTGGGAGTGGATGGGATTTACAACCCAATTTCTCAAAATTGGAGGCGACAACATTGGTGTGAGGTTCATCTACCTGTTCAATATGAACTGCTGGATAGTTGGTAATTTGGTCTTCGTGAAAAGAGAAAGCTTAGGGAGAGATAAGCCTGGAGGAAGAAGAGTGGTTTAGgtacttgggagtggacgtgaaagcagatggaaccataaaggctgaagggaaagagaaacagATAAGGATGCATTGAGGAGTGAGTGAATGGACAGGCAAGTGTCTATTAGAATAAAGAACTAGTGTGTTGGTAGCACACAAAAATCTTGACCCTCTAGGACACAcaatgggaaaaaagaaaagaatggacaCACTGGAAATTAAAATGCCTGTGGTATGAGGCGAGCTGTGTGAGAAAtgacagtaaaagaaaaagaagaagagaaggtatGGCAGTAAAAGGAGAATGATTTAGAAGGATGACTAAAGTGTGTTCAAATGgtatggacatgagagagaagatgagtgaagaacgAGTGATTACAAAGATCCACATGTCGCGAGGCAAAAATGAGCAAAAGGGgttaggatggagtgaaggagggattCTTGGGAATCGAAACCTAAATAATCAAAGGGGCGTTCAACTAATGGACTGAACAAAAGGTACGTGAAACGGTCGGGTGAGACAGCGGAATGGACTGAGAcacttggctgtggatgataggCTGTGAAGGCTATGGCATAAATGTAAACAAATCGCGCTCATGGGAAAAACGGCGAATATGAAACAAAGaccaaaaaaagataatgtaaatagattggaaatgaaaatataggtgtactaaaaggtatatatatagaaactgaCTTTGTGATTGTGTTCTGCAGGTCAGGGAAAAAGAACTACTGAAGAAGGAAGACGCCCTTAGAATAACCCTGAGAGATGTGTCCCAGAAACTTCAAAACACTGATCGTGCCAGTCCACCACACTCCCAGGTACAACAGTGTACAGGTAGTACAAGTACATACAGTACTCTAGCCCCAGGTACGACAGTGTACAGGTTGTACATTCTTCAGCAGTACATACAGTACACTAACCCCAGGTGCGTCAccttcagtagcagggtaaggtttGATACCTAAGACTTCACATTATTACCCACACTGTACACTGGAGAATGGGATGATCCTGTTAAAATGcactggtgtgtgtctgtgtgtacatttaCAGGGTGTCCAAAGAGAAATGgactcccacgttagcgaggtagcgcaaggaaacagatgagagaatggacccaacccacccacatacacatgtatatacatacacgtccacacacagcacatatacatacttatacatttcaacgtatgcatacatatatatacacagacatatacatatatacacatgtacatattcatacttgctgccttcatccattcccgtcgccaccccgccacacatgaaatggcacaaccATCCACCCAGCGCTCGCGCGAgttagtgctacgaaaagacaacaaaggccgaatttgttcacactcagtctctagctttcatgtgtaacgcaccgaaaccacagctccctttccacatctaggccacaaaaaactttccatggtttgccccagacacttcacatgccctatcgttccaattcactctattccttgcagaaatcgcccaaacgcctctctcttttctttcactaacaatcttacttcttcattccaccactcactaccctttctaatctgcccacctcccacgcttctcatacagcaagcatcttttgcgcaagccatcactgcttccctaaatacatcccattcctcccccactccccttacctcctttgctgtcacctttttccattctgcactcaatctctcctggtacttcttcacacaagtctccttccaaagctcacttactctcaccactctcttcaccccaacattctctcttctgacaacctctacaaatcttcaccttcgcctccacaagataatgatcagacatccctccagttgcacctctcagcacatttacatccaaaagtctctctttcgcgcgcctatcaattaacacgtaatccaataacgctctctggccatctctcctacttacataattatacttatgtatatctctcttttcaaaccaggtattcccaatcaccagtcctttttcagcacataaatctacaagctcttcaccatttccatttacaacactgaacaccccatgtataccaattattccctcaactgccacattattcacctttgcattcaaatcacccatcactataacacggtctcgtgcatcaaaaccactaacacactcattcagctgctcccaaaacacttgcctctcatgatctttcttctcatgcccaggtgcatatgcaccaataatcacccatctctttccatccactttcagttttacccatatcaatctagagtttactttcttacactctatcacatactcccaccactcctgtttcaggagtagtgctactccttcctttgctcttgtcctctcaccaacccctgactttactcccaagacactcccaaaacactcttcccctttacccttgaacttcgtttcactcatcaAGGTATaaattcatataatatatatatatatatatatatatatatatatatatatatatatatatatatataatatatatatatatatatatatatatatatatatattttcctataagtccacgaggaaaatgaaacacgataagttcccaagtgcactttcgtgtcataatcacatcatcaggggagacacaagagagaaacataacagtcagttgatatacaacgaagagacgtagctaggacgccattggatAAACACACtattatacatatgtgtgtgtgtatgagtggttggtccattcttcgtctgtctccttgcgctacctcaccaacgagGGAGACGGCGACTGAGTGCATAACAATAGTACCTCCTTACTCACATTACCCCCTCCACCTCTTTGCCCCCCCCAAATCTCTGGCAGGCAAGGCTGGACCAGCAAGTTCAGGAACTCACACTTCAACTCGAGGAGGAGCGTCGAGCCAGGGCCAAGGAGCAGGTGGAGAAGGACCTCCAAATCGCTTCCTTGACCTCACAGAAGGGCGAGCTAGGTCACGTGAACAACCCCGAGGGACACTCAGCATCAGAGAACAGCGCGAGGGTAGGttccttcccacaacactggcTATTTTGATTGTGTCCtcacccttgagcacagtggtacaacGCCCCTTGATCACAGTGATACAACGAGCCTTGAGCactctggtacgacccttgagcacagtggttcgacccttgagcacagtggtacaatccttgagcacagtggtacgacccttgagcactctGGTACGACCCTAGTCCAGAATAGCGTGATCTTTGACCCTGATTTCCATTCACACTTTCCCATAAACTTCCCGTGATAGCATACTTCCAAATTACTAATTTTATTCCATCTCTCGATTTTGTCTTgtccgttgagccggagggagaggtgtgtgtgtgtgtgtgtgtggggggggtaggaGATGATGTcacggggtcaggtcaaaggtcacaattATTATCACACCGTAACCGTGGCAGTAAGTCTCACAGGTAACCACTGCCAGCCACGCACCTTCCCTAATGCAAATGGACCACCGTGGTGTCGCGGTGAGAACGTGGCTGAACCGAGACGCAGCCACGGGCGCCTAAGGTCGGGGTTCGATCCCCCGCCATCGGATCGAACCCTGACTTTACAACgggccggtccacagtcaatccagctgttcatcctcccctcaggtcgAAACTAACTACCAGCTTtgttatgcagatgatgctgtgttccAGATTGTGATGCCGTCAGGTTTACCCAACCTTGGAAACACCTGTTATATCAACGCGGTGGTCCAATGTCTGTACCAGGTCAACAGATTGAAAGAGTACCTGGTTCGAGACCTATACAGGTAAACCAATCtctcatttaccatatatatatatatatatatatatatatatatatatatatatatatatatatatgagtccacgcggaaaatgaaacacgaaaagttcccaagtgcactttcgtgtcataatcacatcatcatcaggggagacacaagagagaaatataacagtcacttgatatacaacgaagagacgaagctacgacgccattgggtaaacatgttgtgtctccctgatgatgtgattattacacgaaagtgcacttgggaacttttcgtgtttcattttcccccgtggactcataggaatatcttgatcacgcgcaaaattgtgatcctttccaacatatatatatatatatatatatatatatatatatatatatatatatatatatatatatatatatactagcgaTTCACCTCTAGGcatcgaggattcgaacccagacctaTTTGGTGACAAGCCAGTGCGCTAACCGTTACACTCTGAGGCGCTACTCATAGTGTCCACTCTATGTGTCcagcttatctatctatctatctatctatctatctatctattatatattatatataatatatatatatatatatatatatatatatatattatatatatatattttttttttttttttttttcatacgattcgccatttcccgcgtttgcgaggtagcgtttaagaacagaggactgggcctttgagggaatatcctcacttggcccccttctctattccttcttttggaaaattaaaaaaaaaaaaaaaacgaggggaggatttccagccccccccccccctcccccgctcctgATGCCAATTGGTAAATACAAGGTCTTTTTACcccattttcttaaaaaaaaaattaactctcCATTTCCCCATCccattttttgttcatatttcctAATGCCAATTGGTCCTTTTACCccattttcttcaaaaaaaattaaCTCCATTTTCTCCCACCccattttttgttcatattttctgATGCCCATTGGTAAATATTAGATTAACCCTCCATTTTCTCCCACACACcgttttttgttcatatttcctGATACCAATTGGTAAATATTAGGTGTTTTTACtccattttcttaaaaaaaaaaataactccatTTTCTCCCACCCcgttttttgttcatatttcctGATACCAACTGATAAATATTAGGTCTTTTtactccattttctttaaaaaaaaattctccattTTCCCACCCtattttttgtacatatttacTGATGCCAATTGGTAAATTTAGGTGTTTTtactccattttctttaaaaaaaattctctccaTTTTCCCACCCcgttttttgttcatatttcctGATGCCAATTGGTAAATATTAGGTCTTTTtactccattttctttaaaaaaaatttaactttccattttctccctccccatttttttttgctttttactccattttctttaaaaaaaaatctctccattttcccccaccccattttttgttcatatttcctGATGCCAGTTGGTAAATATTAGATCATTTTACCCCATTTTCTTCAAAACAATCTAACCCTCCATTTTCTACCTTACCCCAGGAAGGACGTGCATCGTGGAGGCGAATTTAATGGAGAGGTGGCAACCTCGCTCGCTGGAGTGTTCAAAGCCTTGTATTCTGGCATAGAAAAAGAGATATGGACCAAAATCAAACACTTCaaggtgagaatatatatatatatatatatatatatatatatatatatatatatatatatatatatatatatttatttttttatactttgtcgctgtctctctatatatatatatatattttatgtgatcggggcctgaacatgcaggagggtgaaaggagggcaaggaatagagtgaattggagcgatgtggtatacaggggttgacgtgctgtcagtggattgaatcaaggcatgtgaagcgtctggggtaaaccatggaaagctgtgtaggtatgtatatttgcgtgtgtggacgtatgtatatacatgtgtatggggggggggggttgggccatttctttcgtctgtttccttgcgctacctcgcaaacgcgggagacagcggcaaaaaaaaagaaaaagaaaaaaaatatatatatatatacataatatatatatatatatatatatatatatatatatatatacatatatatatatatatatataatatatatatatatatgtgtgtgtgtgtgtgtgtgtgtgtgtgtgtgtgtgtgtgtatgtatgtatatggagagaatgagtgaggaaagattgaccaagaggatatatgtgtcagaggtggagggaacaagaagaagtgggcaaggtgagaatatatatatatatatatatatatatatatatatatatatatatatatatatatatatatatatatatatgtgtatggagggaatgagtgaggagagattgaccaagaggatatacgtgtcagaggtggagggaacaaggagaagtgggcaaggtgagaatatatatatatgtatatgtatattatggagagaatgagtgaggaaagattgaccaagaggatatatgtgttagaggtggagggaacaaggagaagtgggcaagctaacgcgggagacagcgacaaagtataatacatatataaattaataaatatatatgtatatatatatatatatatatatatatatatatatatatatatatatatatatatatatatatattatatactgaaCATATGGTATGGATGATAACAAATTACCTTGGGTACTtcgagggttcgaatcccgtccCACGGCGTAGCAGTCACAATAAACTAACCACCTCGTGGTCCAATGGTTAGCCTATCGGACTGCCACGCAAAagaactgggttcgaatcctaaaagGTAAACTTATCCCGTTATGGGAAATTGTGAACAGAATCTGTATATCGCAAAGGCTATACTGCTATGGTTATTtgaatatctatatctatgtatctatatcgaATGTACGTGT
This genomic window from Panulirus ornatus isolate Po-2019 chromosome 45, ASM3632096v1, whole genome shotgun sequence contains:
- the LOC139762893 gene encoding uncharacterized protein, with product MNISDLSIKLKGCEKTIYSYEVREKELLKKEDALRITLRDVSQKLQNTDRASPPHSQARLDQQVQELTLQLEEERRARAKEQVEKDLQIASLTSQKGELGHVNNPEGHSASENSARIVMPSGLPNLGNTCYINAVVQCLYQVNRLKEYLVRDLYRKDVHRGGEFNGEVATSLAGVFKALYSGIEKEIWTKIKHFKGVVATCDPDLDDTEQHDAYDLLSGLLTWLHNDLAKVSPKLYFVLIPRQLSRRERWNTSGIGERMQLSQRERWNRRDDAVEPEGEVG